One genomic segment of Tripterygium wilfordii isolate XIE 37 chromosome 9, ASM1340144v1, whole genome shotgun sequence includes these proteins:
- the LOC120005250 gene encoding uncharacterized protein LOC120005250, which yields MLEELTAILLIGLLAWAYQASHPPPPCTCGSPGCPPITATRIKLRDGRHLAYKELGVSKQIAKYKTIFIHGYASCMHYEMIASRTSPEVIEELGAYVVSFDRPGYGESDPDPKRTAKSFALDVEELADQLGLGSKFYVIGHSMGGQLVWDCLKYIPHRLAGATLTAPAVNYWWPGLPSNLSKEAFSGLLPQDQWAIRVAHHTPCLTYWWNTQRWFPSFAITSGNMGVYSRQDIEIISTFPKENPHQAYPRQQGDFESIHRDQKIAFGKPEYDPMDLENPFPNHEASVHVWQGDEDFRLVPPILQRYVAKRLPWIRYHELKGAGHSFPSDSGMSEVILKTLLLGEVAASS from the exons ATGCTAGAGGAACTGACTGCTATTTTGTTGATTGGGTTGTTGGCATGGGCATATCAGGCCTCCCACCCTCCCCCTCCCTGTACTTGTGGCTCCCCTGGTTGCCCTCCCATTACAGCAACCAGAATAAAGCTTAGGGATGGAAGACATTTGGCCTATAAGGAGCTCGGCGTGTCTAAACAAATCGCTAAGTATAAGACAATCTTCATTCATGGCTACGCTAGTTGTATGCACTATGAAATGATTGCATCAAGAACATCTCCG GAAGTAATTGAGGAATTAGGAGCATATGTTGTATCTTTCGACAGACCAGGTTATGGGGAAAGTGATCCGGATCCAAAGAGAACTGCAAAGAGTTTTGCATTGGATGTTGAGGAGTTGGCTGATCAATTAGGACTTGGATCCAAATTTTATGTGATTGGGCATTCTATGGGAGGCCAGCTTGTGTGGGACTGCCTCAAGTATATCCCTCATAG GTTAGCAGGAGCAACACTAACGGCTCCTGCCGTAAACTACTGGTGGCCTGGCCTTCCTTCTAACTTATCTAAAGAAGCCTTCAGTGGATTGCTGCCACAAGATCAATGGGCGATTCGTGTTGCTCACCATACTCCATGCTTAACTTACTGGTGGAACACTCAGAGATGGTTTCCTTCGTTCGCGATTACATCCGGAAATATGGGGGTTTACTCTCGCCAAGATATAGAAATCATATCCACATTTCCCAAAGAAAACCCTCACCAG GCATATCCAAGGCAGCAAGGAGATTTTGAGTCCATACATAGGGACCAGAAGATTGCATTTGGGAAACCGGAATACGATCCCATGGATCTCGAGAACCCTTTTCCTAACCATGAAGCCTCGGTTCACGTATGGCAGGGTGACGAAGATTTTAGACTTGTCCCTCCGATCCTGCAGCGCTATGTTGCTAAAAGGCTTCCATGGATACGTTACCATGAGCTAAAAGGTGCTGGACACTCGTTTCCGTCTGACAGTGGAATGAGTGAAGTTATACTGAAGACACTTCTGCTTGGAGAAGTTGCAGCATCATCTTGA
- the LOC120005249 gene encoding diphosphomevalonate decarboxylase MVD2, peroxisomal-like, whose amino-acid sequence MGENGFEKWVLTVTAQTPTNIAVIKYWGKRDETLILPINDSISVTLDPSHLCTTTTVAVSPSFEQDRMWLNDKEISLSGGRYQSVLREIRSRATDFEDKEKNIKISKKDWEKLHLHIASYNNFPTAAGLASSAAGLACFVFALAKLMNVKEDESKLSAIARQGSGSACRSLFGGFAKWIMGKDEDGSDSVAVQLVDEKHWDDLVIVIAVVCSRQKETSSTSGMRESVETSLLLQHRAKEVVPKRIKQMEEAIANRDFASFTQLTCADSNQFHAVCLDTCPPIFYMNDTSHRIISCVEKWNRSEESPQVAYTFDAGPNAVMIARDRKAAAQLLQRLLFYFPPNSDIDLNSYIIGDKSILQDAGIQGKNDIEALPTPPEMKDAQKYRGDVSYFICTRPGRGPVVISDVSQSLLNPETGLPK is encoded by the exons ATGGGTGAGAATGGTTTTGAGAAATGGGTGTTGACTGTTACAGCCCAGACACCCACCAATATTGCAGTAATCAAGTATTGGGGGAAGAGGGATGAGACCCTCATCTTGCCTATCAATGACAGTATCAGTGTCACTCTGGATCCCAGCCACCTCTGCACAACCACTACCGTTGCAGTCAGCCCTTCTTTTGAGCAGGACCGAATGTGGCTCAATGACAAG GAGATTTCCCTTTCCGGAGGAAGGTACCAGAGTGTTTTAAGGGAAATTCGTAGCCGTGCTACTGATTTTGAGGATAAGGAGAAGAATATTAAGATTAGCAAGAAGGATTGGGAGAAATTGCATTTACATATTGCTTCATATAACAACTTTCCTACTGCTGCTGGATTGGCTTCCTCCGCGGCTGGTCTTGCTTGTTTTG TTTTTGCTCTGGCAAAGCTGATGAACGTAAAAGAAGACGAGAGCAAGCTTTCTGCTATAGCCAG gcaAGGCTCAGGCAGCGCTTGTCGCAGTTTATTTGGTGGCTTTGCCAAGTGGATAATGGGAAAA GATGAGGATGGAAGTGACAGTGTTGCTGTTCAACTTGTAGATGAGAAGCATTGGGATGATCTTGTCATAGTCATTGCTGTG GTATGCTCGAGGCAGAAAGAAACAAGTAGCACCTCGGGAATGCGTGAGAGTGTTGAAACTAGTTTGCTTTTACAGCACCGAGCAAAG GAAGTTGTACCAAAACGTATAAAACAAATGGAGGAAGCCATAGCAAATCGTGATTTCGCATCTTTTACACAGTTGACTTGTGCTGATAGTAATCAGTTTCATGCAGTCTGCTTAGATACATGTCCCCCCATATTCTACATGAATGATACATCCCACAG GATTATCAGCTGTGTTGAAAAGTGGAATCGTTCTGAAGAATCACCTCAG GTGGCTTACACTTTTGATGCCGGGCCGAATGCTGTTATGATTGCTCGTGATAGGAAGGCTGCAGCCCAATTGCTTCAGAGGCTGCTTTTCTACTTCCCTCCAAATTCTGATATTGATTTAAACAG TTATATTATCGGTGACAAGTCAATACTACAAGATGCTGGGATTCAGGGGAAGAACGATATTGAAGCTTTGCCTACGCCACCTGAAATGAAGGACGCGCAAAAGTACAGAGGTGATGTCAGTTATTTCATCTGTACAAGACCAGGGAGAGGTCCTGTTGTGATTTCTGATGTCTCTCAGTCTCTACTTAACCCGGAAACAGGGTTGCCCAAGTGA